A genomic stretch from Achromobacter spanius includes:
- a CDS encoding carboxymuconolactone decarboxylase family protein, producing the protein MSRIAIPAIATATGATADVYAQVKKIAGGSVPNLYAALGHLAPATLGAVLNAEGVLASSSLSKQDLETIKLLVSEQTGCDYCVAAHHMLGKMVGLSADALRAIRAGQPTGDAKRDALIRFVLNVQNTSGTINENEFAAIRAAGYTDTQLAEISLAIALTIFTNTFNRINDTDVDFPAAP; encoded by the coding sequence ATGAGCCGCATCGCTATCCCCGCCATCGCAACCGCCACTGGCGCCACCGCCGACGTGTACGCCCAAGTCAAGAAAATTGCCGGTGGCTCCGTGCCCAATCTGTACGCCGCCCTGGGCCACCTGGCCCCGGCGACCCTGGGCGCAGTGCTCAACGCTGAAGGCGTGCTGGCGTCGAGCAGCCTGAGCAAGCAAGACCTCGAAACCATCAAACTGCTGGTCAGCGAACAGACCGGTTGCGATTACTGCGTGGCCGCTCACCACATGCTGGGCAAGATGGTTGGTCTGTCGGCCGATGCCTTGCGCGCCATTCGTGCGGGGCAGCCTACCGGTGACGCCAAGCGCGATGCCTTGATCCGTTTCGTGTTGAACGTACAGAACACCAGCGGCACCATCAACGAAAATGAATTCGCTGCGATTCGTGCCGCCGGCTACACCGACACGCAACTGGCCGAGATTTCGCTGGCGATCGCACTCACGATCTTCACCAATACCTTTAACCGTATCAACGACACCGACGTCGATTTTCCGGCCGCCCCGTAA
- a CDS encoding MarR family winged helix-turn-helix transcriptional regulator, protein MRNMKGKSSSNTEGYLFSDQIGHLLRRVYQRHTALFQHYIPDSQLTAAQFVVLCSVRDHGASSLADLVKATVIDQATVRGVVDRLKQRELVQVDHDPVDRRKVVVSLTPVGQALVQEMEPFAKQITESTYGNLNPAERLALDFLLTKMLNGDEQV, encoded by the coding sequence ATGCGCAATATGAAAGGCAAGTCCTCGTCCAACACGGAAGGCTATTTGTTTTCTGATCAGATAGGTCACCTGCTGCGGCGCGTCTATCAACGGCATACCGCGCTGTTTCAGCATTACATCCCTGACTCCCAGCTCACCGCCGCGCAGTTTGTCGTGCTGTGTTCGGTGCGGGACCACGGGGCAAGTTCGCTGGCTGACTTGGTCAAGGCAACTGTTATCGACCAGGCCACCGTGCGCGGCGTGGTGGACCGCTTGAAGCAGCGCGAGTTGGTGCAGGTAGACCACGACCCCGTCGATCGGCGCAAGGTAGTCGTGAGCCTGACGCCCGTTGGGCAGGCGCTGGTGCAAGAGATGGAACCGTTTGCCAAGCAGATCACCGAAAGCACCTACGGCAATCTGAACCCCGCCGAGCGTCTGGCGCTGGATTTTCTGCTGACCAAAATGCTGAACGGCGACGAACAGGTCTGA
- a CDS encoding alpha/beta hydrolase family protein: MTAQAFEFDGPRGYRLAGRLELPDAEPLGWAILAHCFTCGKDSLAASRLARALAARGIGVLRFDFAGLGNSGGTFADATFAADVDDLVAAGNALAQDGKLPVILIGHSLGGAAALMAAGKMPGIRAVATLGAPFDVSHVLHQFDPGSLQAIEAQGQAEVLLGGRPFIVRKSFVDDLGQHDLASRIAQLRIPLLILHSPLDATVGIENAGRIFAAAKHPKSFISLDDADHLLTRRADADYAAAMISTWASRFLPEQG, translated from the coding sequence ATGACCGCACAAGCTTTTGAATTTGACGGACCTCGCGGCTATCGGCTCGCGGGCCGGCTGGAACTGCCAGATGCCGAACCGCTAGGTTGGGCCATACTTGCCCACTGCTTTACGTGCGGCAAGGACAGCCTGGCGGCCAGCCGTCTGGCGCGAGCCCTGGCGGCGCGTGGCATCGGTGTACTGCGCTTCGATTTTGCCGGGCTGGGCAATAGCGGCGGAACTTTCGCGGACGCGACGTTCGCGGCGGACGTGGACGATCTGGTCGCGGCTGGCAACGCGTTGGCCCAAGACGGCAAGCTACCGGTCATTCTGATCGGCCATAGCTTGGGCGGAGCGGCTGCCTTGATGGCGGCCGGCAAGATGCCGGGCATACGCGCAGTCGCGACGCTGGGCGCGCCTTTCGACGTCAGCCATGTCCTGCATCAGTTTGATCCCGGGAGTCTCCAGGCCATCGAAGCGCAAGGGCAAGCCGAGGTCCTGCTTGGCGGCCGGCCATTCATCGTGCGCAAGAGTTTTGTCGACGACCTGGGGCAACACGATCTGGCGTCGCGGATCGCACAATTGCGAATTCCGCTGTTGATTCTGCATTCGCCGCTGGACGCAACGGTGGGCATCGAAAATGCCGGGCGCATATTCGCGGCCGCCAAGCATCCCAAGAGTTTCATTTCGCTGGACGATGCCGATCATTTGCTCACGCGCAGGGCGGACGCAGACTACGCCGCGGCGATGATCTCAACTTGGGCGAGTCGGTTTTTGCCTGAGCAAGGGTAA
- a CDS encoding AraC family transcriptional regulator — MPQPDWLSHLLKMIVVTGQLEFRCAYGAPWSVVYDQSAPREIPYHVVLKGRAILEDPGGNTVAELGSGDIVLMPHGSAHVLHDGSGRVAAPAHNREDSTGWTISENNGTGEQLDMLCGRFFIAPPHDRLIRDYLPTKLIVRTADGDNAAKADPPLNHLASLVGLMRMESAEGKLGGYAMLNALSSALFTLTLRAASESAQAPVGLLALAGHPRLAPAISAMFSAPDKPWTLPDLAGLCSMSRATFMRHFQDKLGRSAIDMLTDIRMSLAANELKKPSMTAEAVAESVGYQSVSAFRRVFTEWMGMTPGEWRRLSQSTKEEAR; from the coding sequence ATGCCCCAACCCGACTGGTTAAGTCACCTTCTGAAAATGATCGTCGTTACCGGCCAGCTGGAATTCCGGTGCGCCTACGGCGCGCCGTGGAGCGTGGTGTACGACCAGTCCGCGCCACGAGAAATTCCCTATCACGTCGTGCTGAAGGGCCGCGCGATCCTCGAGGATCCAGGGGGCAATACGGTCGCGGAACTGGGCAGCGGCGACATCGTGCTGATGCCTCACGGATCCGCCCACGTGCTGCATGACGGCAGTGGACGCGTAGCGGCCCCCGCGCACAATCGCGAGGATTCAACGGGTTGGACAATCAGCGAAAACAACGGCACTGGCGAGCAACTGGACATGTTGTGCGGGCGCTTTTTCATAGCGCCTCCCCATGACAGGCTGATTCGCGATTACCTGCCCACGAAACTGATCGTGCGGACAGCGGATGGCGATAATGCGGCGAAAGCCGATCCCCCCTTGAATCACTTGGCGAGTCTGGTCGGCCTGATGCGCATGGAATCCGCCGAGGGCAAGCTGGGCGGGTACGCCATGCTCAACGCCTTGTCGTCGGCGCTGTTCACGCTTACCTTGCGCGCGGCCAGCGAGTCCGCGCAGGCTCCCGTGGGGCTGTTGGCCCTGGCTGGCCATCCCCGGCTGGCGCCCGCCATCTCGGCCATGTTCAGCGCGCCCGACAAGCCTTGGACCTTGCCCGATCTGGCCGGGCTTTGCAGCATGTCGCGCGCCACCTTCATGCGTCACTTTCAGGACAAGCTGGGGCGCTCAGCCATCGACATGCTGACGGACATCCGGATGAGCCTGGCCGCCAACGAGTTGAAGAAGCCGTCGATGACCGCTGAAGCCGTGGCCGAATCGGTGGGCTATCAATCGGTGTCGGCGTTTCGGCGCGTGTTCACCGAATGGATGGGGATGACTCCTGGGGAATGGCGCCGCTTGTCACAATCGACCAAGGAAGAGGCACGCTAG
- a CDS encoding HAD family hydrolase, whose translation MAIKAVAFDVFGTLVRIERPTRPFRKLVRLLHEAGRQRQRDDGIRAMSNVLDLRQAANLFGGMVSEEDLCALEAELHEEIQSISLFDDAIPTMAALKDRGIKVALCSNLAAPYGPPVLKLLPVQPDFCAWSYEASAVKPQPEIYQYLCDGIGCRPEEILMVGDTIEADMVGPRKFGIHGYHLNRQASTPASSDSLRSLSDVLHLI comes from the coding sequence ATGGCAATCAAGGCCGTGGCATTTGATGTGTTTGGAACATTGGTCCGCATCGAGCGGCCCACTCGTCCCTTTCGAAAGTTGGTCCGGCTATTACACGAAGCTGGCCGTCAGCGACAACGCGACGACGGTATTCGGGCAATGAGCAACGTGCTCGACCTTAGACAAGCGGCAAACTTGTTTGGCGGAATGGTCAGCGAAGAAGACCTATGCGCGTTGGAAGCCGAATTGCATGAAGAGATCCAATCTATCTCTCTCTTCGACGATGCCATTCCCACGATGGCGGCTCTAAAAGACCGGGGCATCAAAGTAGCGCTCTGCTCCAACCTTGCCGCGCCTTACGGGCCGCCGGTACTCAAGCTGTTGCCCGTCCAGCCGGACTTCTGCGCCTGGTCATACGAAGCCAGCGCCGTGAAGCCGCAGCCAGAAATCTATCAATACCTTTGTGATGGAATTGGCTGCCGACCCGAAGAGATTCTCATGGTGGGAGACACCATCGAAGCCGATATGGTCGGGCCTCGCAAATTCGGCATCCATGGATATCACTTGAACAGGCAAGCATCCACGCCAGCCAGCAGCGACTCTCTCCGCTCGCTAAGCGATGTACTCCATCTTATTTAA
- a CDS encoding CGNR zinc finger domain-containing protein — protein MGLHRSPAIFIADAMALDFLNSIATPTDVQIDWIDSGSGFLAWIEQAGLVPASTLDTLRAEAMPGELDSVAAQARSLREWFREFVLSRKGQPLEVADIQQLAPLNRLLERDEGFGQIVAHDSGAGHSLEWRMTRRWRSPESLLLPIGEALAKFVCEEDFSNVKACEGQHCTLIFADHTRGHRRRWCSTAVCGNRAKVAAHRLRLKEAGGR, from the coding sequence ATGGGCCTTCACCGCTCGCCCGCGATATTCATTGCCGATGCAATGGCTCTTGATTTCCTCAACTCCATCGCCACGCCGACCGATGTGCAGATCGACTGGATAGACAGCGGTAGCGGCTTCTTGGCGTGGATAGAGCAAGCGGGCCTTGTGCCTGCAAGCACGCTGGATACGCTGCGCGCAGAGGCCATGCCCGGCGAGCTCGATAGCGTCGCGGCGCAGGCCCGAAGCCTGCGGGAGTGGTTCAGGGAATTTGTGCTGAGCCGTAAAGGACAGCCGCTCGAGGTCGCGGATATTCAGCAGTTGGCGCCGTTGAACCGATTGCTGGAACGAGACGAAGGGTTTGGGCAGATCGTGGCCCACGACTCCGGTGCCGGCCACTCGCTTGAGTGGCGCATGACGCGCCGCTGGCGCTCGCCGGAATCCTTGCTACTGCCGATTGGCGAAGCGCTTGCCAAGTTCGTGTGCGAAGAAGATTTTTCGAATGTGAAGGCGTGCGAGGGCCAGCACTGCACATTGATATTCGCCGACCACACGCGCGGCCACCGACGCAGATGGTGCAGCACGGCTGTTTGCGGCAATCGCGCAAAGGTGGCTGCGCACCGTCTAAGGCTTAAGGAGGCGGGGGGGCGCTAG
- a CDS encoding integrase, which produces MAGKSDRYPIGLYDSSAAPKSLSPTSKGYSLQAARTAAAAMAAKHYEAQAEGGYRAVVNEEKAKAQAKREESAAEGYTLGKLYAFYVEQLAERNAETGKQARNLFAKNVQKPFPAVAASRANKVTSEQIAEVLRPLSTAGKRNTARKLKAYLSSAFERAKNPEQNAAVSEALAKFKIRHNPVADVAGVRQSRGSDKNPLTPDEMRVYWRLINVPGQEAALLRLHLMLGGQRIEQFVRLRADDIQEDFITLIDTKGRSGTRRPIHLPRIPVIDEALSQLTASGDFAITVMPGRHLSATTARSWAKRVVGGKLEGFELKRVRSGVATLLAKLKVSAEVRNHLQSHNLTGVETRHYNNYDFQDEKRDALERMLEYLEFGR; this is translated from the coding sequence TTGGCTGGAAAGAGCGACCGTTACCCTATCGGTCTCTATGACTCATCTGCTGCGCCAAAGAGTCTCTCACCCACCAGCAAAGGCTATTCGTTGCAGGCGGCTCGTACAGCGGCGGCCGCGATGGCCGCGAAGCACTATGAGGCTCAAGCTGAGGGTGGCTATAGAGCTGTCGTGAACGAGGAGAAGGCCAAAGCCCAGGCAAAGCGGGAGGAAAGTGCCGCGGAGGGCTACACGTTAGGCAAGCTCTATGCCTTTTATGTGGAGCAGTTGGCGGAGCGAAATGCTGAGACCGGCAAGCAGGCGAGGAACCTCTTTGCGAAAAACGTGCAAAAGCCATTCCCCGCTGTCGCAGCCTCACGAGCGAACAAGGTAACGAGTGAGCAGATTGCTGAGGTGCTAAGGCCGCTATCCACTGCTGGCAAGCGCAACACGGCTCGTAAACTCAAGGCGTATTTGAGCTCCGCCTTCGAGCGAGCAAAGAACCCTGAACAGAATGCTGCGGTCTCGGAGGCGTTGGCAAAGTTCAAGATTCGCCACAATCCGGTCGCGGATGTGGCTGGCGTGAGGCAGTCTCGCGGGTCGGACAAGAACCCCTTAACGCCGGACGAGATGCGTGTCTACTGGAGACTAATCAATGTTCCCGGGCAGGAGGCCGCGTTGTTGAGACTGCATTTGATGCTCGGCGGCCAACGGATTGAGCAGTTCGTCCGGCTACGCGCGGACGATATTCAGGAAGACTTTATTACGTTGATTGACACGAAGGGGCGCTCGGGTACCCGCAGGCCGATTCACTTGCCGCGGATTCCCGTGATTGATGAGGCCTTAAGTCAACTTACGGCGAGCGGAGATTTCGCAATAACGGTAATGCCTGGGAGGCATCTCAGTGCTACGACTGCTCGCTCGTGGGCCAAGCGAGTTGTTGGAGGCAAACTCGAAGGCTTCGAACTGAAGCGCGTGCGTTCAGGCGTGGCGACGCTTTTGGCAAAGCTCAAGGTAAGTGCGGAGGTTCGTAATCACCTACAGTCCCACAATCTAACCGGGGTAGAAACCAGGCACTACAACAACTACGACTTTCAGGATGAAAAGAGGGATGCACTTGAACGTATGTTGGAGTACCTGGAGTTTGGCCGATAG
- a CDS encoding nucleotidyltransferase domain-containing protein, whose protein sequence is MGITIEAPLTHSGLADALFPGTKQRVLGLLFGQPDRSFYATEIIGLVSSGSGSVQRELANLAQTGLVTVKAVGNQKHYQANPDSPIFAELCAIVQKTIGLAGPLREALAPLAPKIIAAFVYGSVAKNTDTARSDIDLMLLSDDISYGDVFAALEDVGNRLGRPVNPTILTRKEFTKRVEAQESFLTRVLAQPKIWIIGADGDLPT, encoded by the coding sequence ATGGGTATAACGATCGAAGCCCCTCTCACGCACAGCGGTCTCGCCGACGCGCTTTTCCCTGGCACCAAACAACGGGTGCTGGGGTTGCTGTTCGGCCAACCGGATCGCAGCTTCTATGCCACGGAAATAATCGGTCTAGTCTCCAGCGGATCCGGATCGGTGCAACGCGAGTTGGCCAACTTGGCGCAGACCGGCTTGGTCACGGTGAAGGCGGTCGGCAATCAGAAGCACTACCAAGCCAATCCCGACTCGCCCATCTTCGCGGAGCTATGCGCGATTGTGCAGAAGACCATCGGCTTGGCCGGACCGCTACGCGAGGCGCTCGCCCCTTTGGCCCCGAAGATCATTGCGGCGTTCGTCTACGGCTCGGTGGCTAAAAACACCGACACCGCACGCAGCGATATTGATCTGATGCTGCTTAGTGACGACATCAGCTACGGCGATGTGTTTGCGGCGCTGGAGGACGTGGGGAATAGGCTCGGCCGGCCGGTGAATCCGACCATCCTCACGCGCAAGGAATTCACGAAGCGCGTAGAGGCACAAGAGTCCTTCCTGACCCGAGTGCTGGCGCAACCCAAGATTTGGATCATAGGAGCCGACGGTGACCTCCCCACTTGA
- a CDS encoding Eco57I restriction-modification methylase domain-containing protein produces the protein MNSLVDIAHSAGRAFTATLSRAEQRAMGQFMTPPTVANFMAQSLVANATQSTAKVLEPAAGAGILAAAAVQALLSKPQMERPSRIELLLYELESRLIPGLQSLCEQILAVCEQNGVAFDYVIRNEDFLLSDFALRADPLPGLMTIANPPFLKLNKTTDPRAALHAYAVYGQPNIYALFMAATARLTPPDGGWCFITPRSWMAGAYFKAARRTMLRHLTINRLHAFESRTEGFEEDAVLQETVIAWGVGRTQVEVGANIQVTRSQGANDLAAAGMQAIPIERVVGSDEHAMFSLPTASADPFEGWTATLKTYGLTVSTGPVVAFRAKQQIREFGGENTVPLLWLQHVRQQHIQWPVQKKREHIVASAESAWMLVPNAPMVVMRRFSPKEDERRVTCAAYLGQLPGAAIGLENHLNYIYRKGGTMTQAEARGISAFLASSVVDEHFRALAGSTQINATELRKLPLPPLALLVRIGERVGATPTLSAIDRVVDEELAIPAEQQAMCAGGE, from the coding sequence ATGAACTCCTTAGTCGACATAGCACACTCCGCTGGGCGCGCCTTCACCGCGACGTTGAGCCGTGCGGAACAGCGTGCGATGGGTCAGTTCATGACTCCGCCCACCGTTGCGAATTTCATGGCGCAAAGCCTCGTGGCGAACGCGACTCAGTCGACGGCCAAGGTTCTTGAGCCAGCAGCTGGCGCCGGCATCTTGGCAGCAGCAGCTGTCCAGGCGCTGCTGTCGAAGCCGCAGATGGAGCGGCCAAGCCGAATTGAGCTACTTCTGTACGAACTGGAGTCCAGGTTGATACCGGGACTCCAGTCCCTTTGCGAGCAAATACTAGCGGTGTGCGAGCAAAACGGCGTCGCGTTTGACTACGTGATTCGTAATGAAGACTTCCTGCTTTCGGACTTCGCGCTGCGTGCGGACCCCTTGCCAGGTTTGATGACTATCGCGAATCCGCCGTTCTTGAAGCTAAATAAGACTACGGACCCGCGAGCAGCGCTGCATGCTTACGCCGTCTATGGTCAGCCGAACATTTACGCGCTGTTTATGGCCGCCACAGCCAGGCTTACGCCACCCGACGGAGGCTGGTGTTTCATCACTCCGCGCAGCTGGATGGCCGGAGCCTATTTTAAGGCGGCACGCCGCACAATGTTGCGGCACCTGACCATCAATCGTTTGCACGCCTTCGAGAGTCGCACGGAGGGTTTCGAAGAAGACGCTGTGCTTCAAGAGACAGTCATTGCTTGGGGCGTCGGGCGAACGCAGGTCGAGGTTGGGGCAAACATTCAGGTTACGCGTAGTCAGGGCGCAAATGACCTTGCCGCAGCGGGTATGCAAGCGATACCGATTGAACGGGTTGTGGGCTCCGATGAGCACGCCATGTTCTCATTGCCAACGGCAAGCGCCGACCCGTTTGAAGGATGGACCGCGACGCTGAAGACCTATGGTTTGACGGTCTCAACAGGCCCTGTGGTCGCGTTCCGAGCAAAGCAGCAGATTCGGGAATTCGGTGGTGAGAACACGGTTCCTCTACTTTGGCTCCAACACGTCAGGCAGCAACATATTCAATGGCCTGTGCAGAAGAAGCGCGAGCATATTGTGGCATCTGCTGAAAGTGCGTGGATGTTGGTGCCCAATGCTCCAATGGTGGTGATGCGAAGATTTTCGCCAAAGGAAGACGAGCGTCGAGTGACATGCGCGGCGTATCTCGGCCAATTGCCTGGTGCCGCAATTGGCCTTGAGAATCACCTGAACTATATCTATCGCAAAGGGGGGACGATGACGCAAGCTGAAGCGCGCGGTATTTCGGCGTTTCTGGCGAGCAGTGTTGTGGATGAACATTTCCGCGCGCTTGCTGGCAGTACGCAAATCAATGCGACCGAATTGAGAAAACTGCCGCTGCCGCCTTTGGCTCTGCTGGTGAGAATAGGTGAACGTGTTGGTGCTACCCCAACACTGTCGGCAATTGACCGTGTGGTCGATGAGGAGCTTGCCATTCCTGCTGAGCAACAAGCGATGTGTGCGGGGGGAGAATGA
- a CDS encoding alpha/beta fold hydrolase codes for MSKISYRFANVDGLNVFYREAGAVGAPKLLLLHGFPSSSHMFRDLIPLLADHFHIVAPDLPGFGRTDMPSRNDFNYTFDNMANVIDRFTDVVGFDRYAMYVFDYGAPTGFRLAVKRPERISAIISQNGNAYEEGLSEGWNPIQAYWRDPSEENRAALRPLLAPATTLWQYTHGVSDATAVSPDGYTLDDFYLARPNADEIQLDIFGDYKSNVALYPTFQAYFRTHQPPFLAVWGKNDPFFLPAGATAFKRDIPDGDIRFFDTGHFALETHAEEIATAIQSFLASRA; via the coding sequence ATGTCGAAAATCTCATACCGCTTTGCCAACGTAGATGGCTTGAACGTTTTCTATCGTGAAGCTGGCGCTGTCGGCGCGCCCAAGCTCTTGCTGCTGCATGGCTTCCCCAGCTCGAGCCACATGTTCCGCGACCTGATCCCGTTGTTGGCGGACCATTTCCACATTGTTGCGCCCGACCTTCCTGGCTTTGGCCGTACGGATATGCCCTCGCGCAATGACTTCAACTACACCTTCGACAACATGGCGAATGTCATTGACCGGTTTACGGACGTGGTGGGGTTTGATCGCTATGCAATGTACGTATTCGACTATGGCGCGCCTACCGGTTTTCGCTTGGCGGTGAAGCGGCCGGAACGCATTAGCGCAATCATTTCCCAGAACGGCAATGCGTATGAAGAAGGGCTGAGCGAAGGCTGGAATCCGATTCAAGCCTACTGGCGCGATCCGTCGGAAGAAAACCGGGCGGCGCTACGCCCCCTGCTGGCGCCCGCAACGACGTTGTGGCAATACACGCACGGCGTGTCCGATGCGACCGCGGTATCCCCGGATGGCTACACGCTGGATGACTTCTATCTGGCTCGCCCGAACGCCGATGAAATCCAGCTCGATATATTCGGCGACTACAAAAGCAACGTTGCGCTGTACCCCACTTTTCAGGCGTATTTCCGGACGCATCAGCCGCCCTTCCTTGCGGTGTGGGGCAAGAACGATCCGTTTTTCTTGCCAGCAGGGGCCACCGCATTCAAACGGGACATTCCCGACGGGGACATTCGTTTCTTCGATACGGGTCATTTCGCGTTGGAAACCCACGCCGAAGAAATCGCAACGGCGATTCAGAGTTTCCTGGCTTCCCGCGCCTGA